One part of the Drosophila teissieri strain GT53w chromosome 3R, Prin_Dtei_1.1, whole genome shotgun sequence genome encodes these proteins:
- the LOC122620201 gene encoding RPII140-upstream gene protein: protein MNFLWKGRRFLIAGILPTFDGGADDVTDKENKTYKAFLASKPPEETGLERLKHMFSIDEFGSISSELNSVYQAGFLGFLIGAIYGGVTQSRVGYMNFMENNQATAFKSHFDAKKKMQDQFTVNFAKGGFKWGWRVGLFTTSYFGIITCMSVYRGKSSIYEYLAAGSITGSLYKTSLGLRGMAAGGIIGGFLGGVAGVTSLLLMKASGTSMEEVRYWQYKWRLDRDENIQLAFKKLTEDEDPELFKAHDKKTAEQVSLESIK, encoded by the exons atgaattttctgTGGAAAGGACGTCGGTTTCTGATCGCAGGTATCCTGCCAACATTTGACGGCGGCGCAGATGATGTAACCgataaggaaaacaaaacttaCAAGGCCTTCCTGGCCAGTAAACCACCAGAGGAAACGGGACTGGAGCGCCTCAAACATATGTTTTCAATCGA CGAGTTTGGCAGCATATCGTCCGAACTTAACTCTGTTTACCAGGCCGGCTTCCTGGGATTCCTCATTGGAGCAATTTACGGCGGAGTTACACAATCGCGCGTGGGCTACATGAATTTCATGGAGAACAACCAGGCTACAGCTTTTAAATCGCACTTTGATGCTAAG AAAAAGATGCAAGATCAATTCACAGTCAACTTCGCCAAAGGCGGTTTCAAATGGGGCTGGCGAGTGGGACTTTTTACAACATCCTACTT CGGCATCATCACCTGCATGTCGGTGTACCGTGGAAAATCCTCAATCTACGAGTACTTGGCCGCTGGTTCCATTACCGGCTCACTTTACAAAACGAGTCTTGGCCTGCGGGGAATGGCGGCAGGTGGAATCATTGGAGGTTTCTTGGGCGGCGTGGCTGGTGTGACCTCCCTGCTGCTGATGAAGGCATCCGGGACTTCGATGGAGGAGGTTCGCTACTGGCAGTACAAATGGCGACTCGATCGCGACGAGAACATTCAACTGGCGTTCAAAAAACTGACGGAGGATGAAGACCCAGAACTTTTCAAGGCCCACGACAAAAAAACAGCCGAACAGGTATCTCTGGAGTCGATCAAATGA
- the LOC122620200 gene encoding twinfilin produces MSHQTGIRANEQLAKVFGKAKNNKFRVIKVSIENEQLSCGATAETKKDWERDYDKLIGPLLEKDVPCYILYRLDAKIPLGYSWLLISWTPDTASIRQKMVYASTKATLKTEFGSAYITEELHATTLDECTLEGYRRHKQDFAAPAPLTSREEELKELRKTEVHTEINTNTRHQTLGGINCPLSEATVAAVQDLVRGKHDYLQFRIDLEEEQIHVSRAAKVELADLPKQVPEDHARYHLFLFRHTHEGDYFESYVFVYSMPGYSCSVRERMMYSSCKAPFLDELAALGVEVVKKLEIDSGSELTEAFLQDELHPKKILHRPAFAKPKGPPNRGAKRLTRPTTED; encoded by the exons ATGTCTCACCAAACGGGTATCCGAG CCAACGAGCAGCTGGCCAAGGTGTTCGGCAAAGCGAAGAATAATAAATTTCGCGTGATAAAAGTTTCGATCGAGAATG AGCAGCTCAGTTGCGGCGCCACCGCGGAGACGAAAAAGGACTGGGAGCGCGACTACGACAAGCTGATAGGGCCCCTGCTGGAGAAGGATGTGCCCTGCTACATTCTCTACCGCCTGGACGCCAAGATCCCGCTGGGCTACAGTTGGCTGCTGATCAGCTGGACGCCGGACACGGCCAGCATCCGACAGAAGATGGTATATGCTTCCACAAAGGCCACGTTAAAAACGGAGTTCGGCTCGGCATACATCACAGAGGAGCTGCATGCCACCACATTGGATGAGTGCACGCTGGAGGGATATCGCCGGCACAAGCAGGATTtcgcagctccagctccattgACCAGCAGGGAGGAGGAACTGAAGGAGCTGCGAAAGACAGAGGTCCACACCGAGATCAATACAAACACGCGGCATCAAACTCTGGGAGGGATCAATTGCCCCCTGAGCGAGGCGACAGTGGCTGCCGTTCAGGATCTGGTGCGCGGCAAACACGACTACCTTCAGTTCCGCATCGatctggaggaggagcaaaTCCACGTGTCGCGTGCGGCCAAGGTGGAGCTGGCCGATTTGCCAAAGCAAGTGCCCGAGGATCATGCACGCTACCATCTCTTCCTGTTTCGCCACACGCACGAGGGCGACTACTTCGAATCGTACGTGTTCGTCTACTCTATGCCTGGATATTCCTGCTCCGTGCGCGAGCGCATGATGTACTCAAGCTGTAAGGCTCCTTTCCTCGACGAGCTGGCGGCCCTTGGCGTTGAGGTCGTTAAGAAG CTGGAAATCGACAGCGGCAGCGAGTTGACCGAAGCCTTTCTGCAGGACGAGCTGCACCCAAAGAAGATTCTACACCGACCGGCTTTTGCCAAGCCCAAGGGGCCACCTAACCGGGGCGCCAAGCGCCTCACGCGTCCCACCACCGAGGACTAA
- the LOC122619913 gene encoding abl interactor 2 isoform X3, with amino-acid sequence MLTETPMASENIMDELASLIRTEIPDGRQSLRDSYTNLERVADYCEDTYYRADNKKAALEATKNYTTQSLASVAYQINTLAYSYMQLLELQAQQLGEMESQMNHIAQTVHIHKEKVARREIGVLTANKVSSRQFKIVAPINPEKPIKYVRKPIDYSMLDEIGHGINSAQHTQVRQKHRGSSHGSVQSLLPPSVGPPPTTKPPTPPQMSRAGNTGTLGKSVSNTGTLGKSSREYRTPPVVNPPQVPSHYAPNYPIGHPKRMSTASSTMTTTTTGGGAAGNERAAGYSALPMPPSQQIATHVNLPSAGMMQSLPPPPPTTYDDRSSMPPAPPSPLTVSQHEMTEQSHIGMHTLGRNINRNHFSLNFARPGSQSPPLPPPPPPEDEHQDFGRPRTSTGPQLAPIVPDDQNLPGWVPKNFIEKVVAIYDYYADKDDELSFQESSVLYVLKKNDDGWWEGVMDGVTGLFPGNYVEPCV; translated from the exons ATGTTGACCGAAACCCCCATGGCCAGTGAGAACATCATGGACGAACTAGCCTCTCTGATACGCACCGAGATCCCCGATGGCCGCCAGAGTCTGCGGGACAGCTACACGAACCTGGAGCGTGTGGCCGACTACTGCGAGGACACCTACTACCGCGCGGATAACAAGAAGGCGGCCCTGGAGGCCACCAAGAACTACACCACCCAGTCGCTGGCCAGCGTGGCCTACCAGATCAACACGCTCGCCTACAGCTACATGCAGCTCCTCGAGCTCCAGGCCCAGCAGCTCGGCGAGATGGAGTCCCAGATGAACCACATCGCCCAGACGGTGCACATCCACAAGGAGAAGGTAGCCAGGAG AGAGATTGGCGTGCTAACGGCTAACAAGGTGAGCTCGCGCCAGTTTAAGATCGTGGCGCCCATCAATCCGGAGAAGCCGATCAAGTATGTGCGCAAGCCCATCGACTACTCAATGTTGGACGAGATTGGCCACGGCATTAACTCGGCCCAGCACACACAGGTGCGACAGAAACATCGGGGCTCCAGCCATGGGTCCGTGCAATCCCTATTGCCGCCGTCGGTGGGACCTCCGCCAACCACGAAGCCCCCAACTCCGCCGCAGATGTCGCGGGCTGGAAACACTGGCACCCTGGGAAAGTCAGTCAGCAATACCGGGACACTGGGAAAGAGCTCGCGGGAGTACCGCACGCCGCCTGTGGTCAATCCACCACAGGTGCCATCGCACTACGCTCCCAACTATCCTATTGGGCATCCAAAGCGGATGTCGACGGCATCTTCAACGATGACTACAACCACCACAGGCGGTGGAGCGGCGGGCAATGAGCGCGCTGCTGGGTACAGCGCACTTCCGATGCCACCTAGCCAGCAGATAGCAACCCATGTAAATCTGCCCTCAGCAGGCATGATGCAATCGctgccaccaccgccgcccactACGTATGACGATCGGAGCAGCATGCCAC CAGCTCCTCCTTCGCCACTAACGGTGTCGCAGCACGAGATGACCGAGCAGAGTCACATTGGCATGCACACATTGGGTCGCAATATTAACAG GAATCACTTCAGCTTGAACTTCGCTCGTCCCGGCTCACAGTCGCCTCCTCTgccacctccgccgccgccggagGATGAGCATCAGGACTTCGGGCGACCACGTACGTCGACGGGACCGCAGCTGGCGCCCATAGTGCCCGACGATCAGAACTTACCCGGCTGGGTGCCCAAGAACTTTATTGAAAAGG tgGTAGCCATATACGACTACTATGCCGACAAGGACGACGAGCTGAGCTTCCAAGAAAGCTCAGTGCTGTACGTGCTCAAGAAGAACGACGACGGCTGGTGGGAGGGCGTCATGGATGGAGTTACCGGTCTGTTTCCGGGCAATTACGTAGAGCCTTGTGTCTAA
- the LOC122619913 gene encoding abl interactor 2 isoform X1, which produces MLTETPMASENIMDELASLIRTEIPDGRQSLRDSYTNLERVADYCEDTYYRADNKKAALEATKNYTTQSLASVAYQINTLAYSYMQLLELQAQQLGEMESQMNHIAQTVHIHKEKVARREIGVLTANKVSSRQFKIVAPINPEKPIKYVRKPIDYSMLDEIGHGINSAQHTQVRQKHRGSSHGSVQSLLPPSVGPPPTTKPPTPPQMSRAGNTGTLGKSVSNTGTLGKSSREYRTPPVVNPPQVPSHYAPNYPIGHPKRMSTASSTMTTTTTGGGAAGNERAAGYSALPMPPSQQIATHVNLPSAGMMQSLPPPPPTTYDDRSSMPPAPPSPLTVSQHEMTEQSHIGMHTLGRNINRNPNRNHFSLNFARPGSQSPPLPPPPPPEDEHQDFGRPRTSTGPQLAPIVPDDQNLPGWVPKNFIEKVVAIYDYYADKDDELSFQESSVLYVLKKNDDGWWEGVMDGVTGLFPGNYVEPCV; this is translated from the exons ATGTTGACCGAAACCCCCATGGCCAGTGAGAACATCATGGACGAACTAGCCTCTCTGATACGCACCGAGATCCCCGATGGCCGCCAGAGTCTGCGGGACAGCTACACGAACCTGGAGCGTGTGGCCGACTACTGCGAGGACACCTACTACCGCGCGGATAACAAGAAGGCGGCCCTGGAGGCCACCAAGAACTACACCACCCAGTCGCTGGCCAGCGTGGCCTACCAGATCAACACGCTCGCCTACAGCTACATGCAGCTCCTCGAGCTCCAGGCCCAGCAGCTCGGCGAGATGGAGTCCCAGATGAACCACATCGCCCAGACGGTGCACATCCACAAGGAGAAGGTAGCCAGGAG AGAGATTGGCGTGCTAACGGCTAACAAGGTGAGCTCGCGCCAGTTTAAGATCGTGGCGCCCATCAATCCGGAGAAGCCGATCAAGTATGTGCGCAAGCCCATCGACTACTCAATGTTGGACGAGATTGGCCACGGCATTAACTCGGCCCAGCACACACAGGTGCGACAGAAACATCGGGGCTCCAGCCATGGGTCCGTGCAATCCCTATTGCCGCCGTCGGTGGGACCTCCGCCAACCACGAAGCCCCCAACTCCGCCGCAGATGTCGCGGGCTGGAAACACTGGCACCCTGGGAAAGTCAGTCAGCAATACCGGGACACTGGGAAAGAGCTCGCGGGAGTACCGCACGCCGCCTGTGGTCAATCCACCACAGGTGCCATCGCACTACGCTCCCAACTATCCTATTGGGCATCCAAAGCGGATGTCGACGGCATCTTCAACGATGACTACAACCACCACAGGCGGTGGAGCGGCGGGCAATGAGCGCGCTGCTGGGTACAGCGCACTTCCGATGCCACCTAGCCAGCAGATAGCAACCCATGTAAATCTGCCCTCAGCAGGCATGATGCAATCGctgccaccaccgccgcccactACGTATGACGATCGGAGCAGCATGCCAC CAGCTCCTCCTTCGCCACTAACGGTGTCGCAGCACGAGATGACCGAGCAGAGTCACATTGGCATGCACACATTGGGTCGCAATATTAACAG GAATCCAAATAG GAATCACTTCAGCTTGAACTTCGCTCGTCCCGGCTCACAGTCGCCTCCTCTgccacctccgccgccgccggagGATGAGCATCAGGACTTCGGGCGACCACGTACGTCGACGGGACCGCAGCTGGCGCCCATAGTGCCCGACGATCAGAACTTACCCGGCTGGGTGCCCAAGAACTTTATTGAAAAGG tgGTAGCCATATACGACTACTATGCCGACAAGGACGACGAGCTGAGCTTCCAAGAAAGCTCAGTGCTGTACGTGCTCAAGAAGAACGACGACGGCTGGTGGGAGGGCGTCATGGATGGAGTTACCGGTCTGTTTCCGGGCAATTACGTAGAGCCTTGTGTCTAA
- the LOC122619913 gene encoding abl interactor 2 isoform X4 → MLTETPMASENIMDELASLIRTEIPDGRQSLRDSYTNLERVADYCEDTYYRADNKKAALEATKNYTTQSLASVAYQINTLAYSYMQLLELQAQQLGEMESQMNHIAQTVHIHKEKVARREIGVLTANKVSSRQFKIVAPINPEKPIKYVRKPIDYSMLDEIGHGINSAQHTQVRQKHRGSSHGSVQSLLPPSVGPPPTTKPPTPPQMSRAGNTGTLGKSVSNTGTLGKSSREYRTPPVVNPPQVPSHYAPNYPIGHPKRMSTASSTMTTTTTGGGAAGNERAAGYSALPMPPSQQIATHVNLPSAGMMQSLPPPPPTTYDDRSSMPPPPSPLTVSQHEMTEQSHIGMHTLGRNINRNHFSLNFARPGSQSPPLPPPPPPEDEHQDFGRPRTSTGPQLAPIVPDDQNLPGWVPKNFIEKVVAIYDYYADKDDELSFQESSVLYVLKKNDDGWWEGVMDGVTGLFPGNYVEPCV, encoded by the exons ATGTTGACCGAAACCCCCATGGCCAGTGAGAACATCATGGACGAACTAGCCTCTCTGATACGCACCGAGATCCCCGATGGCCGCCAGAGTCTGCGGGACAGCTACACGAACCTGGAGCGTGTGGCCGACTACTGCGAGGACACCTACTACCGCGCGGATAACAAGAAGGCGGCCCTGGAGGCCACCAAGAACTACACCACCCAGTCGCTGGCCAGCGTGGCCTACCAGATCAACACGCTCGCCTACAGCTACATGCAGCTCCTCGAGCTCCAGGCCCAGCAGCTCGGCGAGATGGAGTCCCAGATGAACCACATCGCCCAGACGGTGCACATCCACAAGGAGAAGGTAGCCAGGAG AGAGATTGGCGTGCTAACGGCTAACAAGGTGAGCTCGCGCCAGTTTAAGATCGTGGCGCCCATCAATCCGGAGAAGCCGATCAAGTATGTGCGCAAGCCCATCGACTACTCAATGTTGGACGAGATTGGCCACGGCATTAACTCGGCCCAGCACACACAGGTGCGACAGAAACATCGGGGCTCCAGCCATGGGTCCGTGCAATCCCTATTGCCGCCGTCGGTGGGACCTCCGCCAACCACGAAGCCCCCAACTCCGCCGCAGATGTCGCGGGCTGGAAACACTGGCACCCTGGGAAAGTCAGTCAGCAATACCGGGACACTGGGAAAGAGCTCGCGGGAGTACCGCACGCCGCCTGTGGTCAATCCACCACAGGTGCCATCGCACTACGCTCCCAACTATCCTATTGGGCATCCAAAGCGGATGTCGACGGCATCTTCAACGATGACTACAACCACCACAGGCGGTGGAGCGGCGGGCAATGAGCGCGCTGCTGGGTACAGCGCACTTCCGATGCCACCTAGCCAGCAGATAGCAACCCATGTAAATCTGCCCTCAGCAGGCATGATGCAATCGctgccaccaccgccgcccactACGTATGACGATCGGAGCAGCATGCCAC CTCCTCCTTCGCCACTAACGGTGTCGCAGCACGAGATGACCGAGCAGAGTCACATTGGCATGCACACATTGGGTCGCAATATTAACAG GAATCACTTCAGCTTGAACTTCGCTCGTCCCGGCTCACAGTCGCCTCCTCTgccacctccgccgccgccggagGATGAGCATCAGGACTTCGGGCGACCACGTACGTCGACGGGACCGCAGCTGGCGCCCATAGTGCCCGACGATCAGAACTTACCCGGCTGGGTGCCCAAGAACTTTATTGAAAAGG tgGTAGCCATATACGACTACTATGCCGACAAGGACGACGAGCTGAGCTTCCAAGAAAGCTCAGTGCTGTACGTGCTCAAGAAGAACGACGACGGCTGGTGGGAGGGCGTCATGGATGGAGTTACCGGTCTGTTTCCGGGCAATTACGTAGAGCCTTGTGTCTAA
- the LOC122619913 gene encoding abl interactor 2 isoform X2: MLTETPMASENIMDELASLIRTEIPDGRQSLRDSYTNLERVADYCEDTYYRADNKKAALEATKNYTTQSLASVAYQINTLAYSYMQLLELQAQQLGEMESQMNHIAQTVHIHKEKVARREIGVLTANKVSSRQFKIVAPINPEKPIKYVRKPIDYSMLDEIGHGINSAQHTQVRQKHRGSSHGSVQSLLPPSVGPPPTTKPPTPPQMSRAGNTGTLGKSVSNTGTLGKSSREYRTPPVVNPPQVPSHYAPNYPIGHPKRMSTASSTMTTTTTGGGAAGNERAAGYSALPMPPSQQIATHVNLPSAGMMQSLPPPPPTTYDDRSSMPPPPSPLTVSQHEMTEQSHIGMHTLGRNINRNPNRNHFSLNFARPGSQSPPLPPPPPPEDEHQDFGRPRTSTGPQLAPIVPDDQNLPGWVPKNFIEKVVAIYDYYADKDDELSFQESSVLYVLKKNDDGWWEGVMDGVTGLFPGNYVEPCV, encoded by the exons ATGTTGACCGAAACCCCCATGGCCAGTGAGAACATCATGGACGAACTAGCCTCTCTGATACGCACCGAGATCCCCGATGGCCGCCAGAGTCTGCGGGACAGCTACACGAACCTGGAGCGTGTGGCCGACTACTGCGAGGACACCTACTACCGCGCGGATAACAAGAAGGCGGCCCTGGAGGCCACCAAGAACTACACCACCCAGTCGCTGGCCAGCGTGGCCTACCAGATCAACACGCTCGCCTACAGCTACATGCAGCTCCTCGAGCTCCAGGCCCAGCAGCTCGGCGAGATGGAGTCCCAGATGAACCACATCGCCCAGACGGTGCACATCCACAAGGAGAAGGTAGCCAGGAG AGAGATTGGCGTGCTAACGGCTAACAAGGTGAGCTCGCGCCAGTTTAAGATCGTGGCGCCCATCAATCCGGAGAAGCCGATCAAGTATGTGCGCAAGCCCATCGACTACTCAATGTTGGACGAGATTGGCCACGGCATTAACTCGGCCCAGCACACACAGGTGCGACAGAAACATCGGGGCTCCAGCCATGGGTCCGTGCAATCCCTATTGCCGCCGTCGGTGGGACCTCCGCCAACCACGAAGCCCCCAACTCCGCCGCAGATGTCGCGGGCTGGAAACACTGGCACCCTGGGAAAGTCAGTCAGCAATACCGGGACACTGGGAAAGAGCTCGCGGGAGTACCGCACGCCGCCTGTGGTCAATCCACCACAGGTGCCATCGCACTACGCTCCCAACTATCCTATTGGGCATCCAAAGCGGATGTCGACGGCATCTTCAACGATGACTACAACCACCACAGGCGGTGGAGCGGCGGGCAATGAGCGCGCTGCTGGGTACAGCGCACTTCCGATGCCACCTAGCCAGCAGATAGCAACCCATGTAAATCTGCCCTCAGCAGGCATGATGCAATCGctgccaccaccgccgcccactACGTATGACGATCGGAGCAGCATGCCAC CTCCTCCTTCGCCACTAACGGTGTCGCAGCACGAGATGACCGAGCAGAGTCACATTGGCATGCACACATTGGGTCGCAATATTAACAG GAATCCAAATAG GAATCACTTCAGCTTGAACTTCGCTCGTCCCGGCTCACAGTCGCCTCCTCTgccacctccgccgccgccggagGATGAGCATCAGGACTTCGGGCGACCACGTACGTCGACGGGACCGCAGCTGGCGCCCATAGTGCCCGACGATCAGAACTTACCCGGCTGGGTGCCCAAGAACTTTATTGAAAAGG tgGTAGCCATATACGACTACTATGCCGACAAGGACGACGAGCTGAGCTTCCAAGAAAGCTCAGTGCTGTACGTGCTCAAGAAGAACGACGACGGCTGGTGGGAGGGCGTCATGGATGGAGTTACCGGTCTGTTTCCGGGCAATTACGTAGAGCCTTGTGTCTAA